gttttctgacagtggcggtgccagatgcttgagagggaatgaatagcacagggcaatcatcaagtgatccatctcctgttgttcagtcccagcttctggcaatcgaAACACAGCGATGAGGGACCAGACTATGGCAGGCTCATCAACCTTTGTGTGTTTGTGGCCCAACCACCACTGGAGGGTGACAGAGCACTGCACTGAGTAGGTTATGCTGGCAGTGTGCCTGATCGCTGGTCCGGAGATGTTTCTCACACATCTCTTTCCCTCGCTGTGGTTGTGCTGAGGCCCAGACTCTCCATGGGTCTCTTCATGGGCTCTTTGTGCAACATCCTCTGCAGCATCCTCAGCAGTCTTCCTTTGCTTGTCTCTTTTTAAGTGCCAGGTGGATCAGGCCTGAATCCTTGGATGTGCTGAACACAGCAACTCCCTGTGGCCCCTTGGTGATGTTAGTTGTGCATGCTTCTCAGCAGATGGctccaggtttgatcctgcagaACCTCACCTCAGTAattcttgccattgacttcagtagggctagTTACATGAGTAGCCTCACTTGAAGTACTCCTCACCTGAGTAaggggctgcaggatcaggcccttatgcCCTGATCCCATGAAAGTccacagcaaaactcccattgattgtaaaggtgcaagatcaggcccttgatGAGTTTCCTACTGGCCCTACCAGCTGGGGCATGTAATGTtccccggctgccagccccattGTGTCAGTCTGCCCAGCCTCTGCGCCTGGCCTTGCACCTCTTGTATCATGGGGATCATGGCAAAATCTCCAATTGATTTGTGTTCTAAAAGAAGCTGTAAAAGGGGCACCTGCAAAAATGCATGCATGTCCATTCCCCGTGCAAAAAATGCCTGTGTCCACACAAATTGCCAATTTGCTTCCACAAAAGAAATAATTGCAGTTACAATGGCCTGCTTGGCGTGCACAAGGGCATGTTTTTGAAGGTGCATGCATATTTTTGGGAatgcactgctgcctgcaaaaAGATGCCTGCAAAAACGAACTCAAAATTCACTAAGCAAATCCGTCTTCAAAAATGGAGTAGAAAAACATTCCTTTCAAGACCTTGCATAATTCGGGTAGGGTCAGCCTGAGGGGACTTTTATGCAATAATCCAAGATGGCCAGGAGGGGTGGAATCAGTTAAATACCTATGGCTGGGTCGGGTGGTGCTTTGAATTGGAGGTACTAGGAGATCCTGGAATTACCCCGAATTTGTCCATCTCCACTTAATAGAATTCTAAAGCACAATAACCATTGGGACATGTGTGGTCATCCACATATGAAGCTCCTACAGAACCACTGTTCAGTGAGGTCTGCCCCAACTCCTACTGTAGTCAATgggcatctttccattgactttggtggaagTTGGATCAGGACTTTAACCCTATTGTGCACCACAAGCAATGCACATTTGGTGGGGTTGCTCACTGCAGCATGTGGACAGAGGTCCAGCCGTAGGGCTGTACATCATCAGACAGCCAAAGGGTGAGGCTCGTTCCACTCTGAATATAGTCAGGAGGGCAGAAATCAAGTTCGTATCATTTCTTCCATCTCACAGATGAATGATCAGACTGAAGGAGTCTCCTGACTGTCTAGCACCAGCACAGACTTATCTAACATTGGGCACCTGGGTCAGTCACAGACTGGACTGTTTTGTTCCACATATTCAGTCCCAGTACCAGGGTTCTGAAGCTATGCACAACCCTAGCAGCATAAGTAGCATGTGTGCACCCGCGTATCCGTGACCCTGGCCCCGCGCGAGTCAGTCGCTATGCCCTGCTCTTGCAAACAGCTGAAGGAACTTTAGAACATTTCCCTGAGCTTGGAACATTTAGCTAAGGGTGTGGGATGGGGCGGCTCTTGTTCACTCTTCAGCTGGGACATTCGTTACAGCAGGGAGCTCAAATTCTAGTGCTTGTTCACTTCCTTTTGTTATTTCCTCTCTGCAGATGGGGAGATTACGTCCAAGCCAATGGTGCTGTTCTTGGGACCATGGAGCGTTGGCAAATCCACCATGATAAACTACCTCCTAGGACTGGACGACACGCCCTACCAGCTGTACACAGGTAACATGCACTCCGGCTTGCCCATTGTTTCTGCTTAATGTGCTGTGCAAAGGGTACAAGCAGGCATTGTCACTCATACATTCACTTCTCAAGTCAATTCCAGCCAGAGCTTGGCTGGTAAACATTGTCCCCAGCTGCTCTTTGAACCTCTCTTTTTATTCATTGCAACCCCCCAGGCTGTTAGGTGACAGCCATCTCTTTGGTCAGGGAGGGCTTGAATCCTTGCAACCCTGCTCCTGTAAGAGTCAGAGGAGTtagtgcagagagagactgatgaGATTCCTCTTCCCCTCTTCACCCCCCAGGATCAAGCTGTGCATCTGCCTCCGCAGCATTCCCACTTCCTGCAGTCCAGAGGCTCAGGACTGAGATCTTCCAACCCGATAGGGCATCGCACTGCAGGTCACCTTCTAGGCCAGCAGAGTAACAATCCTCTAACAAGGGGAACTTGCCCTTTTCTTCTATCCTTCCCCTCCACGCATGGAGCCAATTAATTTACTTTAACAACAGGCGTGACATTTCCCATCTCCTCTTCTCAGCTCCCACTCCCTTTTATCCTTGAACACAGCTGAGCGTAGCACTGCTGAATTAAAAACTGTACTGAGCTCTGGGCATAGGGAGAATCAAGGCACTAGAAAGCAGAGCAGGAGTTGGTCCTTTATAGTGCTTTTCACATTCATGATGTCTCAGTGTAGATTAACCACTGCAGGAAAAACGGCACTCGTGCATCCATGGAATAGCTACAACCtgctctacactacagagttaggtcgacataaggcagcctatatcaacctaactctgtaagtgtctacaccaAAATGCCACCGGTGTAATCTGCCCACTAcaccgacttaataactccacctccatgagaggcatagcccataggttgatgtagttaggtcgatgcagtgtcagtgtagacactacgtCACTTACATCGACACTTGCTGCCTTTCAGATgccgtcccacaatgccccacactgacagtccCGGTGAGGACACAAGGactgtagtgtggacatgcaaagcaatttaattactgtggtggctgtacatCGAactaacttaggttgacttaattttgtagtgtagacttgccctgcgTTTCCTCAAGACATTCTACAGGCATAAGGTACATGATATTGCAAGATGCTCTCTGACCATACCTGTTGCTTTGGATCACCCTCTGTATATTCATGAGTAAGCAGTATCCTCCGCAGATAGTCTCAGACACAGAGTCTGACTCATTTCCAGCAGGACACCTTAGATTTTACAGCTGACCTGCTCTGCTTCTCTTGTTACTGGACAGGGGCCGAACCCACCACCTCTGAGTTCACGGTCATCATGCACGGCCCAAAGCTGAAGACCATCGAGGGCATCGTGATGGCTGCTGACAGCGCACGCTCCTTTTCGCCCCTCGAAAAGTTTGGGCAGAACTTCCTGGAGAAGCTGATCGGGATAGAGGTGCCTCATAAGCTTTTAGAGCGGGTCACCTTTGTAGACACACCGGGCATCATTGAAAACCGCAAGCAACAGGAACGAGGTAGTAACCTGCTTTGTTCATTGTAAGAGAGACCAGAAAAGAAGGAGCATTATAAATGTGAGATAAATGTTCTCTTCTACAATGctgttcatcagtagatctcaaagcgctgtAGCAttttccctgttttacagatgggaaaaaaaGTGACAGTGGCTGATCCAGGAAGAGAACCAAGATCTCCTGAGGCCCAGTTGAGCGCTGTATTCATTAGGTCACACACAACGAAGGGCCAGTGAGGAGGTGTTGCAGggtgtttatttttatattgcaGAAGCACCAAAATTTTGCCTGCCTTGTCTTTGTAATGGCCACTTGGCAGGGGTCTCAGGGACAcacacaatattaataaaatagaGCAGATACAGCACACTTCCTCTTTCATATGGAGGGGCAATGTTCAGAGACTTAAGCAAGATGGGGGTGTTTGTGGCCTTTGGGCTGTATTTAGCCTATGGGCTGCACTTTGCCGATCATTTTCTATCATGTTTCTATCATGTTCTTTGATGCAGGCCCCTGCCAAAGTCTCTGTGCTAGAGGAGGACATGATGGAATGCTGGAACACCAGCACTTCCAGTATAACATATCTCACAACTGGGGTAGCACTGCTAGGGTTTGTCAGCCCATATACTAGATACATTAGGCAGCATCGGAATGGCCAAAACATGGCCTTAGAAAACAATCAGAGCACAGATAATCAACAGCAGGCTACAgagaaaaggaaagtttggaagtGACTTGGAAGGAATTTAATTCCAGAAGAAGCAAAACACACCCCTAACCACTAGGAGGTAGCAGAGTGTACGTCAGAGTGGGCCTAGAGGCAGAAGGCAGTACCACCATATTAATAAAATGTTCGAATTGTCTACTAAAATCTGTTATTTACCTATATGCTCATCAGTGCATTCATTACACAGCATCCCCACCTCGGTTCTCCCAATATCTACCTTAAATCcagggggaaatcctggcccaatggcaaaactcccgctGACTTTACAGGGGCCAGGATTTTATCAGAGAACACCAGCTAAGGCACTAGTGCCAACTGAATATAGACTGATTGTGGATATTAGTGCCAAGATGTTCTGTGATGGCTTTAGTAGCTGAGAAACGAGATTTCCCACTGTATGAGGTCTAAGTCTGAAGGGGTCTGAGACATAATGGGCTTGTGTCATATCTATGCCGATGACTGAATGGATTGGTCCTGTGTTAGATGTGGGGAGCGGGACATTTCtgtttgatttttctctctcctctcccaaaGGTTACCCATTCAATGACGTGTGCCAGTGGTTCATCGACAGAGCTGACCTCATCTTTGTCGTCTTTGACCCTACAAAGCTGgatgtggggctggagctggagatgCTGTTTCGCCAGCTGAAGGGCCGGGAGTCTCAGATAAGAATAATCTTGAACAAAGCAGACAGTCTTGCCACCCAGGAGCTTATGAGAGTCTATGGCGCCTTGTTCTGGAGCTTAGCTCCTTTGATCAATGTCACTGAACCTCCCAGGGTCTATGTCAGTTCCTTCTGGCCCCCAGAATATCACCCTGAAACCCACAAGGATCTGTTCCTTAAAGAAGAGATCTCGCTCCTGGAAGACCTTAACCAGGTGATTGAAAACAGGCTGGAGAATAAGATTGCCTTCATCCGCCAACATGCCATCCGGGTTCGCATCCACGCCCTCCTGGTCGACCGCTATCTGCAAACCTACAAGGACAAAATGACTTTCTTCAGTGATGGGGAGCTGGTATTCAAGGACATTGTGGAAGACCCTGACAAGTTCTACATCTTCAAGTCCATCCTGGCAAAGACCAATGTCAGCAAGTTTGATCTCCCCAACCGCGAGGCTTATAAGGACTTCTTCGGCATCAATCCCATCAGCAGCTTCAAGCTACTAGCTCAGCAGTGCTCCTACATGGGAGGATGTTACCTGGAGAAGATCGAAAGGGCCATTACTCATGAGCTTCCTGATCTCTTGGGGAGTATTGGCTTGGGGAAGAAGCCCAGTGTTCTCTCCTGTGACACAACTGGCTGTGGTGAAACCCCAAGGAACCGCTATAGGAAACCATAATATGCTATGTACTAACATAACCATTCATGTGTTCCTATTGGTGAATGAGCTTATGTCTTATCTGTCCAAGAAGCCATGGTTTATTAACCCTTTGAGTGCCACACTGGCAAGAGCTACTGTACAAGGAGGACTTTGAGTCATTGACATTAATGgcaggggaagcggggtgggcatAGAAAAGAGAATAAAGAACTGTGAATTCCTGACATATTATCTTTGTTATTTCAAATAGAAAGCAATGTTTAAGCTGTACGTAAAAGCAACAAATGGTGACCTAAAGCTTTAGCTGCTTTTTCACTGGTACTGAAGTTCATGAGTGTGGAACAAGAAGTTCAACCTTTGCATACACTAAGCAGGCAGGGAGTAGGAAACGCAGACTCTGGAATGATAACCTGGAGGAAGGCTCCGACGCCTTGACCTGGAGAACCGGAGAGGGTCAcctctggggagagagagatccAGCAGAGTAAATGTCAGCTTTTGGCGGCTGTATATAGGCACGAGGACCACAGAAATgcctataaataaataataatctgtttttttcttttcaagacTTGTAGGCCATCAGGTTCAGTTCTTTGTGAGCTCCATTTGGATGACAGTTGAACTGTAACTCAGGATCTTTAGCATTCACCCAGGTATTAGTCCTCTCCTATCCCCAGGGGTAGGGAAAGAAAGACCCCATGTCTGTGTTTAGACTGGATTCAGTCCAATCTCTGGGAACATATGGCATTTTTAGCACCAAATGCATGTCCCAGGTGGGATTTGGAAGTCTGGCTCATAAGGAGAAATGGACTGGAGTTGAAagagcaaaggctcttaagttaTATTTGAGAGACAGTGGCTGTAACTCAAGAAAGTTCAGAAGAAAGCCTTTGAAAGCGTCAGTCTGTCCCTGTGTCTGAGAAGAAGCAGGGAGCTTAGTGTATGCATTTGCTGTTAGCGTCACGCAGTTGTTGGCAAGTCAAGCACAAACCTTGGTAGGGCTCAGAGGGTTAATCAATTTGCATTTTGACCTTGTTTTTGCCAGTGTTGCATGTTTTCTCCAAGTCAGATCCCTGCGTTGTTGTGTGGTTTGGAGGAAGACAGGAACACCCTCCGTTTCACAGCTGTTGCCTGTTTTCTCTTCCAATCTTTTTGCTGTAGGTTAGGAAGTCGGAAGTGTCTGGGCCCTGTCTTATTTGGGCTGAGCCAAGCAGTCATATTTATTTGTTGGCGTTGCCATGTTGTTCACCTGCCCCAACACACCAACACCCAAAATTGTGAGTTGCAGGAAATGATGCCATCAGAACCAGTGCCAGCCTCTCTGTGGACATAGTTCGTTGTAGATGGCAACTAAAGAACAGGGGAAATATGGGAGTCCTCTTCACTAAGCAGGCATTGTTTGGTTGCAATGACCCAGCATGGCTGGTGGTtgagctaagcactaactgaagAAGAAGGTGGATGTTGCCCTGAACGGTGAATGGTGTACGAGACCTGCTAAATAGCCTTTCTTCATTATTCTCCCTGTCAAATGGACCAGAGCTGAGGCTGGTCTTCAGAGAACCTTCTGAGTAGAAGTACTCACTGTAACTTACCTGTGGGCCTTATCTGCTCAGGgtcaagaatttttaatgaaatgcCAAGCAAAGCAAGACAAAGATCGAAAGACAAAAGGAAATAGAAAGCCATATGTTGGCTTTTTAAAGAAGAAATTTGAGCAGATGAGAAAGTGGAAGGTGCTGACCAGAGCCTGTTGGGAGCATGGCATTGGGTCTGAAAGGCAGCACATCTCTGATCCACATGTGTGAATAGAGATGGAGCTGTGGCTACAGGAGAATCAAACATATCTAGCACTGGTCTGGGATTCAGCTTCCTTGGTGCCAAAACCTTGAGTTTAAAATAAACGGTCTTTTAAAGCAATCCGGGTTAGTTCTAGTGGGCATTGTTTCATGGGTGCTTGACTTGGTCCAAATGTGTCACCCTGGAGGACACAGCCGATGGGTAATGAGTCCCCAAAGGCTGGGTGCCGGAGAAGAAACAAGTGCATCAACGAGTACTGCAAGAGGGCAGGTTACATGCTGAGGGATTTTGTGCACAGTGCTGAAAGGAACAGGGTCAGCTAATGAAGGCAAGAAGAGGCGTCAGAGAAACTGGCATCTGAAATAGCTCAAAGAGAAGTGACATGCTGGTGAGTCAATACTGAGTGAGGTCTCAgactgccttggagctgcttcctCCATTCACTTCTGTTCTTCTCCTCTCTTTCTTTTATGTTaccccattcctcctcctcatccttcTTTGTCTTGGTCACCCACTCTTTCTCACTTCTCATTGTCCTCCATTAAGCTTACCTGCTGCTCCTGTCACTTGGCCTAGTTTGCATGGTGTTCTTAGGAGCGAATGGAAAAGAAACACTATCAGAACTGTGCTAATTTTGCCACTGCTTCTGCCATCACATTATGTTTTATTGTCACCATAAGCAAATAAGTCTGTTAAACTTTTCTAATTCTCTGTGCCTTATTCTTCCTGCTCGTTCTTTGCCTTTTTGTTTCTCTTCGCTGTGCTGTCATCTTCTTTTTGTCTTTCTCCTGTTCATGTTCTCTTCCCCTTTTCTTCAGTCTTTCTCCTACCTTTTCTTTCCTCCGTTTCTTGTCATCCTCTTTTCACTATACCCAGGTCATTCCTTCCTAGTTCCCTCTTGCTCACTAGCATTCTGCTGGTCATAAAGCTACTGCTCTCCTTTTGGGTGTTGGTGTAGGTGATGATTGTGGTGTGGCTGGTGTTACCAACACGATATAGACTGAGGAACTTTGGCAGCATTGAGGAGGATGGAAGATGTAAAGCATGGTTGTCTACAGGTACTGGGCCTGTTGGTTGACGTCCTGTTGGGTAAGCATTCATTGACAATGAAGATCTCTGCATATACTCAAGAAAGTCTCCTGTACTCAGATGAGTTCACCTTTTAACATGTGACTGACAAAAGCATATTACTGGCTCAAAAGCTCAgcgtagaggctcatgcattgaTCGTAACCCACCTTCCCATCTGAAAATTTACACTAGGATTCTCTTCTTAAAAGCACTCCTGGCACTCCATGTTtaacctccctgaggcctgataTCAGGTGACCCTTCAGAAACAGTGCATTTGTTTGTTAATTGCACATTAAGCTGGGCCCACTCTTAGCTCTGGTTGGCTACCACAGCCCTTGTCGGGAATCTGACACATTTCTGATGGCCTTTCTTCCCAAGCCCCTTGACACTTGAAATGACTTGCATGGCCACAGAAAATGATTGTTAGTCTAAGAAGGACTAGTTCAAAGCCCATCTCATCTGTCACACTCTGATGACACAGCAGACTCCTACCATCAATCTGACTGTCTCTGTTTTATGAAACAAAATGAACTTGATTAGAAACAAAATATAAAGTGTGACATGAGCGATGTGTCTCTGAGTTACAGGAAATGCATCGGGAATGAAAACAGGGAGCCTGAAGATCTTTTAATTTTGCTAAAAAACCCAACATCCCTAAACCCACTGTTGTGTGCTTCTTTTTTAACAGGAATCTGGACAGACAGCATATAAGGAATTACATGCTGTAATATATTCCAAATTAGATGTTCATGATAATGTGCATTTGGATAAAATTGTTGGTCCTGTACATCAACCCGTCTAATAAAATCAGTATTTTTCAAACACATTCCACAGCTACATTTGCTTTGTTTGCTTGTCCACAGAGATGCTGAAACCATGGGCTtgcttctattgaagtcaatgggagttttgcaattggcttcaaagggagcaggattgggccccatgcAGGAGAGCGGTGCTTATACAAAACccggggagggaaggagaaaatccCAGATTGCGCCCCTGAGTTCCAAAGGGAAGTGAAACATTGCAGGTGGCTCTGGTTGATGTCCATGCTGTTAGCAGAAAGCACAGAGCAGTGCCCAAGC
The nucleotide sequence above comes from Mauremys reevesii isolate NIE-2019 linkage group 10, ASM1616193v1, whole genome shotgun sequence. Encoded proteins:
- the SRL gene encoding sarcalumenin isoform X2; the encoded protein is MEDHGHVKEEEISEVEAESESAGQKNAPHRDMEQDKAHSHNSNPAVAGSLSVDVQLMAETDSPPGNNHLPAAAVPDPRQIEETEDVGETAKRDRSHIESTLKLSEAKPADDYSATLQRLRKIYHSSIKPLEQSYRYNELRQHEITDGEITSKPMVLFLGPWSVGKSTMINYLLGLDDTPYQLYTGAEPTTSEFTVIMHGPKLKTIEGIVMAADSARSFSPLEKFGQNFLEKLIGIEVPHKLLERVTFVDTPGIIENRKQQERGYPFNDVCQWFIDRADLIFVVFDPTKLDVGLELEMLFRQLKGRESQIRIILNKADSLATQELMRVYGALFWSLAPLINVTEPPRVYVSSFWPPEYHPETHKDLFLKEEISLLEDLNQVIENRLENKIAFIRQHAIRVRIHALLVDRYLQTYKDKMTFFSDGELVFKDIVEDPDKFYIFKSILAKTNVSKFDLPNREAYKDFFGINPISSFKLLAQQCSYMGGCYLEKIERAITHELPDLLGSIGLGKKPSVLSCDTTGCGETPRNRYRKP